In Kineococcus sp. NBC_00420, a single genomic region encodes these proteins:
- a CDS encoding IclR family transcriptional regulator codes for MSQSLLRALGLLDLVAGGTATLGELAEAAGAHKSTVLRLLRVLEDAGYVHHDEQHRYALGSHLFRLAQQALDSFDVRAVAAPRLRRLRDDVGQTVHLAAFDGSVATYVDKLEPRSAAVRMASRIGNTAALHCTAVGKVFLADLRPPDRAELVATLEFPRLTTRTLTGPEELLAEVATVAAAGWAQDHAENETFVNCVGAPVRGADGRVLAAVSISVPDVLLPHEAVLDLVPALLSATADISRSCGFLDHPDEKENS; via the coding sequence GTGAGCCAGTCGCTGCTGCGCGCCCTCGGGCTGCTCGACCTCGTCGCCGGCGGTACGGCGACCCTGGGGGAACTCGCCGAGGCGGCGGGGGCCCACAAGAGCACCGTCCTGCGGTTGCTGCGGGTCCTCGAGGACGCGGGCTACGTCCACCACGACGAGCAGCACCGCTACGCCCTCGGCTCCCACCTGTTCCGCCTCGCCCAGCAGGCCCTGGACTCCTTCGACGTCCGGGCCGTGGCCGCCCCCCGGTTGCGGCGCCTGCGCGACGACGTGGGCCAGACCGTCCACCTGGCGGCCTTCGACGGTTCCGTCGCCACCTACGTGGACAAGCTCGAACCTCGCAGCGCCGCCGTCCGGATGGCCTCACGCATCGGGAACACCGCCGCGCTGCACTGCACCGCCGTCGGGAAGGTGTTCCTCGCCGACCTGCGGCCTCCCGACCGGGCGGAACTCGTGGCGACCCTGGAGTTCCCCCGGCTGACGACGAGGACCCTCACCGGCCCCGAGGAACTGCTCGCCGAGGTCGCGACCGTCGCCGCGGCGGGCTGGGCGCAGGACCACGCGGAGAACGAGACCTTCGTCAACTGCGTCGGCGCCCCGGTCCGCGGCGCCGACGGACGCGTCCTCGCCGCGGTCTCGATCTCGGTGCCCGACGTGCTGCTCCCCCACGAGGCCGTCCTCGACCTCGTGCCCGCCCTGTTGTCCGCGACCGCGGACATCTCCCGCTCCTGCGGGTTCCTCGACCACCCCGACGAGAAGGAGAACTCCTGA
- a CDS encoding RidA family protein: MTTRTAVTTTDAPAPAHTFSQGVRKGPLLQVSGQGPVDPVTNEYLHPGDVKAQTLRTLRNVDAILRAGGASFDDVVMLRVYLTTRDDFAAMNEAYGEYVGAHCTSGVLPARTTVMTGLPREEMLVEIDALAVLDD, translated from the coding sequence ATGACCACCCGCACCGCCGTCACCACGACCGACGCCCCCGCCCCGGCGCACACGTTCTCGCAGGGCGTCCGCAAGGGACCGCTGCTGCAGGTCTCCGGCCAGGGCCCGGTGGACCCGGTGACCAACGAGTACCTGCACCCCGGCGATGTGAAGGCGCAGACCCTGCGGACCCTGCGCAACGTCGACGCGATCCTCCGCGCGGGTGGCGCGAGCTTCGACGACGTCGTCATGCTCCGCGTCTACCTCACCACACGCGACGACTTCGCCGCGATGAACGAGGCCTACGGCGAGTACGTCGGCGCGCACTGCACCTCCGGTGTCCTGCCCGCCCGCACGACCGTCATGACCGGCCTGCCCCGCGAGGAGATGCTCGTCGAGATCGACGCGCTCGCCGTCCTGGACGACTAG
- a CDS encoding STAS domain-containing protein codes for MAGRSHRSNSGRAVTPTPRARTDFSVDQHRESDLAVISLQGSLTTETTDRLSACLDTTVPTTRSLVVDLSRTTALDEEGLSVRLDAGRRARRRGGAVRAAGVHGAVEDVFEEFDAWHSLGGRHSPDGGATSPRPRRGP; via the coding sequence GTGGCCGGCCGCAGTCACCGGTCCAACAGCGGGCGCGCCGTCACCCCCACTCCGAGGGCACGTACGGACTTCTCCGTCGACCAGCACCGCGAGAGTGACCTCGCGGTCATCTCGTTGCAGGGCAGCCTGACCACCGAAACTACGGACCGGCTCTCCGCGTGCCTCGACACCACGGTGCCCACGACCCGGTCCCTGGTCGTCGACCTCAGCCGCACCACCGCGCTGGACGAAGAGGGTCTCTCGGTGCGGCTCGACGCGGGACGCCGGGCACGTCGTCGAGGTGGCGCCGTGCGAGCGGCCGGGGTCCACGGCGCCGTCGAGGACGTGTTCGAGGAGTTCGACGCCTGGCACAGCCTCGGAGGCCGACACAGCCCGGACGGAGGTGCGACGTCTCCACGCCCGCGACGCGGCCCGTGA
- a CDS encoding GAF domain-containing protein translates to MTLADHFREAYVFHAGWDDADLVPTTPARTVASVLEVDAASISFFGGDHRVLLGASTSEATAPEQWQYALGEGPCITAFQHSAPVVADEPSFARRWPTLHQRVRRHSPYRSVVAVPLVLGSGGGIGAIDLYFTDAQVRPGFDVDSAQAVAGMACSVLLQATLHGHTRAETADGEGGEVELTLPTEWLDTHAASRRYRVWLAVGILTSTLQTDTSSAFALLRAHAHSRDQTLEQVAEDVVSGRTPVADLGDRPHS, encoded by the coding sequence ATGACCCTCGCCGACCACTTCCGCGAGGCCTACGTCTTCCACGCCGGCTGGGACGACGCCGACCTGGTGCCCACGACCCCGGCCCGGACCGTCGCCAGCGTGCTGGAGGTCGACGCCGCGAGCATCAGCTTCTTCGGCGGTGACCACCGGGTCCTGCTGGGGGCCAGCACCTCCGAGGCCACCGCCCCGGAGCAGTGGCAGTACGCCCTCGGCGAAGGACCCTGCATCACCGCGTTCCAGCACTCCGCGCCGGTCGTGGCCGACGAACCGTCCTTCGCCCGCCGCTGGCCGACTCTGCACCAGCGGGTCCGTCGGCACAGTCCCTACCGCTCCGTGGTCGCCGTGCCCCTGGTGCTGGGGAGCGGCGGCGGCATCGGTGCGATCGACCTCTACTTCACGGATGCCCAGGTGCGCCCGGGTTTCGACGTCGATTCCGCCCAGGCCGTGGCGGGCATGGCCTGTTCGGTGCTGCTGCAGGCCACCCTGCACGGTCACACCCGTGCGGAAACCGCCGACGGCGAGGGCGGAGAGGTCGAACTCACCCTCCCCACCGAGTGGCTGGACACGCACGCGGCGAGCCGGCGCTACCGGGTGTGGCTGGCCGTCGGGATCCTCACCTCGACGCTCCAGACCGACACCTCGAGTGCCTTCGCGTTGCTGCGCGCCCACGCCCACTCCCGCGACCAGACGCTGGAGCAGGTGGCCGAGGACGTCGTCAGCGGCCGGACGCCGGTCGCCGACCTCGGGGACCGGCCGCACTCCTGA
- a CDS encoding cutinase family protein, whose amino-acid sequence MHRLSGDPPPYSDVVEEEPVLRIPSSRRLVATLAALAATGGALLSAAAPATAATCSDVEVVFARGTGETPGLGIVGSPFVRALTSELSDRTVTSYAVDYAANTSQTSAGPGATDMSAHVREVAAACPSTRFVLGGYSQGATVTDIAVGIRTGTTTGTPVPAELSGRVAAVVVFGNPLGLSGRTIATASTTYGTKSKDYCNSSDTVCGSAPKTGTGSHLSYPSNGATTEGARFAAGLVRAGGGPTTPTPTPTPTSCVRDSTRAHVAADRAVSLYGYAYARGSRDALGLTSSYTIVSLRQVDGGWTRVAAC is encoded by the coding sequence GTGCACCGGCTGAGCGGCGACCCGCCGCCGTACTCCGACGTCGTGGAGGAAGAACCCGTGCTGCGCATCCCCTCGTCCCGCCGGCTGGTCGCCACCCTCGCCGCGCTCGCCGCCACCGGTGGCGCCCTGCTGAGCGCCGCCGCACCGGCCACCGCCGCCACCTGTTCCGACGTCGAGGTCGTCTTCGCGCGCGGCACCGGCGAGACGCCCGGCCTCGGCATCGTCGGCTCGCCCTTCGTGCGGGCCCTCACGAGCGAGCTGTCGGACCGGACCGTCACCTCCTACGCCGTGGACTACGCCGCCAACACCTCCCAGACCAGCGCCGGCCCCGGTGCCACCGACATGAGCGCCCACGTGCGCGAGGTGGCCGCGGCCTGCCCCTCGACCCGGTTCGTCCTCGGGGGCTACTCCCAGGGCGCGACCGTCACCGACATCGCGGTGGGCATCCGCACGGGTACCACCACCGGCACGCCCGTCCCCGCCGAGCTGTCCGGTCGCGTCGCCGCGGTCGTCGTGTTCGGCAACCCGCTGGGGCTGAGCGGACGCACCATCGCCACCGCCAGCACCACCTACGGGACGAAGTCGAAGGACTACTGCAACAGCAGCGACACCGTCTGCGGCAGCGCCCCCAAGACCGGGACGGGCAGCCACCTCAGCTACCCCAGCAACGGAGCCACGACGGAGGGCGCCCGGTTCGCGGCGGGTCTGGTGCGCGCCGGGGGCGGACCCACCACGCCCACCCCGACCCCCACCCCGACGAGTTGCGTGCGCGACAGCACCCGGGCCCACGTCGCCGCCGACCGCGCCGTGAGCCTGTACGGCTACGCCTACGCCCGCGGTTCCCGCGACGCCCTGGGCCTGACCAGCAGCTACACCATCGTCTCGCTGCGCCAGGTCGACGGCGGCTGGACCCGCGTCGCCGCCTGCTGA
- a CDS encoding alpha/beta fold hydrolase translates to MDSFTRAGLDFSTGDHGPADGDVVVCLHGFPQGPEAYDAVVPRLVAGGLRVLVPEQRGYGARARPPRRRDYALPELVADVVALLDAATPTRPARPVHLVGHDWGGVVAWALAATHPERLASLTVLSQAHPAAYRRAVTSSTQGLRSTYVGFFQLPLLPERLLRARGGELLSASLRRSGLPADLAAGYARRHSAPGSLRAALGWYRALPFARPVGDVEVATTYLHGRRDPFYARAAVDRTADHVRGPYRHVELDTGHWVPELAPQAVADAVLSAAGRRA, encoded by the coding sequence GTGGACTCCTTCACCCGGGCCGGCCTGGACTTCTCCACCGGCGACCACGGCCCCGCCGACGGGGACGTGGTCGTCTGCCTGCACGGGTTCCCGCAGGGCCCGGAAGCCTACGACGCCGTCGTGCCCCGGCTCGTGGCGGGCGGGCTGCGGGTCCTCGTGCCCGAACAGCGGGGTTACGGCGCGCGCGCCCGGCCCCCGCGCCGCCGCGACTACGCGCTGCCCGAGCTCGTCGCCGACGTCGTCGCGTTGCTGGACGCGGCCACGCCGACCCGGCCGGCCCGGCCGGTGCACCTCGTCGGCCACGACTGGGGCGGGGTGGTCGCCTGGGCCCTGGCCGCGACGCACCCGGAACGGCTCGCGTCCCTGACCGTCCTCTCGCAGGCCCACCCGGCCGCCTACCGGCGCGCGGTGACGTCCTCGACGCAGGGGCTGCGCTCGACCTACGTCGGGTTCTTCCAGCTGCCGCTGCTGCCCGAGCGGCTGCTGCGGGCCCGGGGTGGTGAGCTGCTCTCAGCTTCCCTGCGGCGCAGCGGGTTGCCCGCGGACCTCGCCGCCGGGTACGCCCGCCGGCACAGCGCGCCGGGAAGTCTGCGCGCGGCGCTGGGCTGGTACCGGGCCCTGCCGTTCGCCCGTCCCGTCGGCGACGTCGAGGTGGCCACGACCTACCTCCACGGTCGACGGGACCCGTTCTACGCCCGCGCCGCCGTGGACCGGACCGCCGACCACGTCCGCGGTCCCTACCGCCACGTCGAGCTCGACACCGGCCACTGGGTGCCCGAACTGGCCCCGCAGGCCGTCGCGGACGCGGTCCTGTCCGCCGCGGGCCGGCGGGCCTAG
- a CDS encoding nucleotidyltransferase domain-containing protein, translated as MPVIESAEVLLKDARRRAGLTQAQLGQRAGVTQSVISAYESGQRQPSLPTLLHLLRASGHLLDASLITIDSPPTTALSGPLGQRLRRHRRKVKTIAAAHGVHHVRVFGSTARGTERPDSDVDLLVDLPAGTGLFALGRLRRDLEDLLHAPVDLVPEDGLKPEVRANVEADLVPL; from the coding sequence GTGCCCGTCATCGAGTCCGCCGAGGTGCTGCTGAAGGACGCGCGCCGGCGCGCCGGACTGACGCAGGCCCAGCTGGGCCAGCGCGCCGGAGTGACCCAGAGCGTGATCAGCGCCTACGAGTCCGGGCAGCGCCAGCCCTCCCTGCCGACGCTGCTGCACCTGCTGCGCGCCAGCGGTCACCTGCTCGATGCCTCACTGATCACCATCGACTCCCCACCCACCACCGCGCTCTCCGGCCCCCTGGGACAGCGCCTGCGCCGGCACCGGCGCAAGGTCAAGACGATCGCCGCCGCTCACGGCGTGCACCACGTCCGTGTCTTCGGCAGCACCGCCCGCGGCACCGAACGTCCCGACTCCGACGTCGACCTGCTCGTTGACCTACCTGCCGGGACGGGGCTGTTCGCGCTGGGGCGTCTGCGACGGGACCTGGAGGACCTCCTGCACGCACCGGTCGACCTGGTCCCGGAGGACGGACTCAAACCCGAAGTGCGCGCCAACGTCGAAGCGGACCTGGTGCCCCTGTGA
- a CDS encoding HepT-like ribonuclease domain-containing protein, with translation MSRHARQRLLDVQAALDAIDAHTRRGDLSDGLVFDAVRVRLIEIGEAVKAVSDEVLAGEPDLPWSEIARMRDHLAHRYFDTTHAIVAATVTQDLPELRRAVERLLENLGD, from the coding sequence GTGAGCCGGCACGCCCGCCAGCGACTGTTGGACGTGCAGGCGGCCCTGGACGCCATCGACGCTCACACCCGCCGCGGGGACCTCTCCGACGGTCTCGTCTTCGACGCCGTCCGGGTGCGACTGATCGAGATCGGCGAGGCCGTCAAAGCCGTCTCGGACGAGGTGCTGGCCGGGGAGCCGGACCTGCCGTGGTCGGAGATCGCCCGCATGCGCGATCATCTCGCCCACCGCTACTTCGACACCACCCACGCCATCGTCGCCGCCACCGTCACCCAGGACCTGCCCGAACTTCGGCGAGCTGTCGAACGGCTCCTCGAGAACCTCGGCGACTGA
- a CDS encoding putative bifunctional diguanylate cyclase/phosphodiesterase, with protein sequence MTAASIAWTTSVLVIVVASVLLTVLVRQRDRARDELARTDPLTGLGNRRALVESGEPLLASGRGLGLLLLDLDGFKDVNDTLGHAAGDEVLVQVARVLTATVGDRGPVTRLGGDEFAVLVPAPGPGDDLEVVAKRLLAALSVGSFHAGVVPIDLQGSIGIAVAGVDGNSLGELLQHADIAMYAAKRSRVGVLRYDAASDPHSAGGLELLGQLRGAMDADQLELHYQPKVSGDGSRLVGFEALVRWNHPTRGFLLPADFLPFVERTNLIHPLTRWVLITALRQAATWRAQGVDVSMSVNISAVTLDAGLLGVVEEALALTRWTPSALVLEITETAVINDPEGARVTVAKLRERGIRVSVDDFGAGSTSLGHLRGLAVHELKIDRQFVSEMVAHPEDEVIVSSVIALAHQLGLVVVAEGVETLASADRLCALGCDELQGFFFARPLPAEKALAWARTEGMTGAAVELR encoded by the coding sequence GTGACAGCCGCCTCGATCGCCTGGACCACCTCGGTGCTCGTGATCGTGGTGGCCTCCGTCCTCCTGACCGTCCTCGTCCGCCAACGCGACCGGGCCCGTGACGAACTCGCCCGCACCGATCCGCTCACCGGGCTCGGCAACCGTCGCGCGCTCGTCGAGTCGGGTGAACCGCTGCTGGCCTCGGGGCGCGGTCTGGGGCTGCTGCTCCTCGACCTCGACGGGTTCAAGGACGTCAACGACACCCTCGGGCACGCGGCCGGGGACGAGGTCCTCGTCCAGGTCGCCCGGGTCCTCACCGCCACCGTCGGCGACCGGGGTCCGGTGACCCGCCTCGGTGGGGACGAGTTCGCCGTCCTCGTTCCCGCGCCCGGCCCGGGCGACGACCTCGAGGTCGTCGCGAAACGCCTCCTCGCCGCCCTCTCCGTCGGGAGCTTCCACGCCGGGGTCGTCCCGATCGACCTCCAGGGCAGCATCGGCATCGCCGTCGCGGGGGTCGACGGGAACTCCCTCGGGGAACTCCTGCAGCACGCCGACATCGCCATGTACGCGGCCAAGCGGAGCCGGGTCGGGGTCCTGCGCTACGACGCCGCGAGCGACCCGCACTCGGCCGGGGGCCTGGAACTCCTCGGGCAGCTGCGCGGGGCGATGGACGCCGACCAGCTCGAACTGCACTACCAGCCCAAGGTCTCCGGTGACGGTTCCCGGTTGGTGGGTTTCGAGGCGCTGGTGCGCTGGAACCACCCGACGCGGGGTTTCCTGCTGCCCGCCGACTTCCTGCCGTTCGTCGAACGCACCAACCTCATCCACCCGCTGACGCGCTGGGTGCTCATCACGGCGTTGCGCCAGGCCGCGACCTGGCGGGCCCAGGGCGTCGACGTCTCGATGTCGGTGAACATCTCCGCGGTCACCCTCGACGCGGGCCTGCTGGGCGTGGTCGAGGAGGCCCTGGCCCTCACCCGGTGGACCCCGTCCGCGCTGGTGCTCGAGATCACCGAGACGGCCGTCATCAACGACCCCGAGGGGGCGCGGGTCACGGTCGCGAAGCTGCGCGAGCGCGGGATCCGCGTCTCCGTCGACGACTTCGGGGCGGGCTCGACGAGCCTCGGCCACCTGCGCGGTCTCGCCGTCCACGAACTCAAGATCGACCGGCAGTTCGTCTCCGAGATGGTGGCGCACCCGGAGGACGAGGTCATCGTGTCCTCGGTCATCGCCCTGGCCCACCAGCTCGGACTCGTCGTCGTCGCCGAGGGCGTGGAGACCCTCGCCTCCGCGGACCGGTTGTGCGCGTTGGGCTGTGACGAACTCCAGGGGTTCTTCTTCGCCCGTCCGCTGCCAGCCGAGAAGGCGCTGGCCTGGGCCCGCACCGAGGGGATGACCGGCGCCGCCGTCGAACTGCGGTAG
- a CDS encoding histidine phosphatase family protein produces MSILVVRHGQTEWSLSGQHTGSTDVPLTAAGEVQARGLAPVFADRTVSAVFVSPRQRARRTAELAGLSDVTIDDDLVEWDYGGYEGRTTAEISAELGREWSVWHDGVVPGQTPGETVHAVSARARAVLDRAQAAEGEGDVVLVAHGHFLRILLATWLGLSPTAGALFALEAGTWGELGREHGRPVLVRWSVPPLG; encoded by the coding sequence GTGTCGATCCTCGTCGTCCGTCACGGCCAGACCGAGTGGAGCCTCTCGGGGCAGCACACCGGCAGCACCGACGTCCCGCTCACCGCAGCGGGCGAGGTGCAGGCCCGTGGACTCGCCCCCGTCTTCGCCGACCGCACCGTCTCGGCCGTCTTCGTCAGCCCCCGCCAGCGGGCCCGGCGCACCGCCGAACTCGCCGGACTGAGCGACGTGACGATCGACGACGACCTCGTCGAGTGGGACTACGGCGGCTACGAGGGCCGCACCACGGCCGAGATCTCGGCCGAGCTCGGACGCGAGTGGTCGGTCTGGCACGACGGTGTCGTCCCCGGGCAGACGCCGGGGGAGACCGTGCACGCGGTCTCCGCCCGCGCCCGCGCGGTCCTGGACCGGGCGCAGGCCGCCGAGGGCGAGGGTGACGTGGTGCTCGTCGCGCACGGGCACTTCCTGCGCATCCTGCTCGCGACCTGGCTGGGGCTCTCGCCCACCGCCGGGGCGTTGTTCGCCCTCGAGGCGGGCACCTGGGGAGAACTCGGCCGCGAGCACGGCCGTCCCGTGCTGGTCCGCTGGAGCGTTCCACCGCTCGGCTGA
- a CDS encoding substrate-binding domain-containing protein translates to MPMTVDGPVARRERITALVTSRGSARVSDLALELGMAAVTVRRDVEALAEQGRLTRRHGIVTAALPGGPVLGTVVAVSCSSGAYLGEILHGAREAVAAHGGRYVLEVARGPVATRAAIERAASTRGVSGILYAPRWHSPEEVSEDVSVPSWPTSPPLVLLERFAPRGSALAQRDAVRSDHATGVHLALSHLRAHGHRRILTFCRDDSPTSRTVRACLPDALRSLGLPVLAEPLLSADHADQQHRLTAPDPVEAVRRHGATAILVHADPDALSMLPRFAGAGIRVPDDLSIVTYDDVVAGLGEVRLTAVAPPKREVGRAAVDLLGWRTTAPDAPCRHLEIAPRLVERHSVRAIDHR, encoded by the coding sequence ATGCCCATGACGGTCGACGGCCCGGTGGCCAGGCGTGAACGGATCACCGCCCTGGTCACGTCCCGCGGCAGCGCCAGGGTCAGCGACCTCGCCCTCGAACTGGGGATGGCGGCGGTCACCGTCCGTCGCGACGTCGAGGCGCTCGCCGAGCAGGGTCGACTCACCCGGCGGCACGGGATCGTGACCGCCGCGTTGCCCGGTGGCCCGGTCCTGGGCACGGTCGTGGCGGTGTCGTGCTCCTCGGGGGCCTACCTCGGCGAGATCCTGCACGGCGCGCGCGAAGCCGTCGCCGCGCACGGCGGCCGCTACGTCCTCGAGGTCGCCCGCGGGCCGGTGGCGACGCGGGCGGCCATCGAACGGGCGGCGAGCACCCGCGGGGTGTCCGGCATCCTCTACGCCCCGCGGTGGCACTCCCCCGAGGAGGTGAGCGAGGACGTGAGCGTCCCGTCCTGGCCGACGTCACCCCCGCTCGTCCTGCTCGAACGCTTCGCTCCCCGTGGATCCGCACTCGCGCAACGGGACGCCGTCCGCAGCGACCACGCCACCGGGGTCCACCTGGCCCTCTCGCACCTGCGCGCGCACGGCCACCGGCGGATCCTGACCTTCTGCCGCGACGACTCCCCGACCTCGCGCACCGTGCGCGCCTGCCTGCCCGACGCCCTGCGCTCCCTCGGTCTGCCGGTGCTCGCCGAGCCGCTGCTGTCGGCCGACCACGCCGACCAGCAGCACCGGCTGACGGCTCCCGACCCGGTCGAGGCGGTGCGCCGCCACGGGGCGACGGCGATCCTCGTGCACGCCGACCCGGACGCCCTGTCCATGCTCCCGCGGTTCGCCGGCGCGGGGATCCGGGTGCCGGACGACCTCAGCATCGTGACCTACGACGACGTCGTGGCGGGGCTCGGCGAGGTGCGCCTCACCGCCGTCGCACCGCCCAAGCGCGAGGTCGGCCGGGCCGCCGTGGACCTGCTGGGGTGGCGCACGACGGCCCCCGACGCCCCCTGCCGCCACCTGGAGATCGCACCCCGACTCGTGGAACGGCACAGCGTCCGAGCGATCGATCACCGTTGA
- a CDS encoding hydroxyacid dehydrogenase, translated as MRAALAMSAASRDRVVDRTFLDRLRAVVDLDETLLSEFTSPRALGVLAGVDVLVTGWGCPVLDADVLDAAPRLRAVVHAAGSVRHHVSAACWDRGIQVSSAAAANAVPVAEYTLAMVLLAGKAVLPAADAFRVERTRTAMRFSESAGNYRSTVGILSASLVGRRVLELLRPHDLEVLVHDPFVPDSELRALGAEPVGLGELARRSDVFSVHTPLLPETRGLVDARVLASLRDGATLVNTARGAVVDPEALTRELLSGRLRAVLDVTDPEPLPPGSPLWSCPNVLLTPHVAGSLGNEMRRLTAAAADEVERLADGLPLAHPVAHPALSRTA; from the coding sequence ATGCGGGCCGCGCTCGCCATGAGCGCCGCCAGTCGCGACCGGGTCGTGGACCGGACCTTCCTCGACCGGCTGCGCGCGGTCGTGGACCTCGACGAGACCCTGCTGAGCGAGTTCACCAGCCCGCGGGCGCTCGGGGTCCTCGCCGGGGTGGACGTCCTCGTCACCGGGTGGGGGTGCCCGGTCCTGGACGCCGACGTGCTCGACGCCGCGCCCCGGTTGCGCGCCGTCGTGCACGCGGCGGGATCGGTGCGTCACCACGTGAGCGCGGCCTGCTGGGACCGCGGGATCCAGGTGTCCTCGGCCGCGGCCGCGAACGCCGTCCCCGTCGCGGAGTACACCCTCGCCATGGTCCTGCTCGCCGGCAAAGCCGTCCTGCCCGCCGCCGACGCCTTCCGCGTCGAGCGCACCCGGACCGCGATGCGGTTCAGCGAGTCGGCCGGGAACTACCGCTCGACCGTCGGGATCCTCTCCGCCTCCCTCGTCGGTCGCCGGGTGCTCGAACTTCTGCGCCCGCACGACCTCGAGGTCCTCGTCCACGACCCGTTCGTCCCGGACTCCGAACTGAGGGCACTGGGTGCCGAGCCCGTGGGCCTGGGGGAACTCGCCCGGCGCAGCGACGTGTTCAGCGTCCACACCCCCCTGCTGCCCGAGACCCGCGGTCTCGTGGACGCCCGGGTCCTCGCGTCGCTGCGGGACGGCGCGACCCTGGTCAACACCGCGCGGGGTGCCGTCGTGGACCCCGAGGCGTTGACCCGCGAGCTCCTCAGCGGCCGGCTCCGCGCCGTCCTCGACGTCACCGATCCGGAACCCCTGCCGCCGGGTTCGCCCCTGTGGTCGTGCCCGAACGTCCTGCTGACCCCGCACGTCGCCGGGTCGCTGGGCAACGAGATGCGCCGGCTCACCGCCGCCGCCGCCGACGAGGTCGAACGTCTCGCGGACGGTCTGCCGCTGGCCCACCCCGTCGCCCACCCCGCCCTGTCCCGCACCGCCTGA